The Brassica napus cultivar Da-Ae chromosome C7, Da-Ae, whole genome shotgun sequence genome has a segment encoding these proteins:
- the LOC106377769 gene encoding uncharacterized protein LOC106377769 has protein sequence MLPQYFHVLKLANPGTITDIKTEKDKEGKTRFKYAFMSLKACIDGWKYLRRVLVVEGTHMFEKYKGVLLSASGQDANSRVFPIAFAVVESENTESWTWFFQRLSTIVEDGSDSSIISDRCAAIFAAKDKWYPRAHHGICLVHLQRNVNDKFKGLQQKAMVGRAGDAFRVSEFKEIMEVIKLTDWRCWDYLEKIDKKLWTRSHFEGERYNVMTSNAAESLNNALLPARDSPIMALFEFIRRKLCTWYVSRRTEISKMKGNVPHNIQKILVEQLVLSTGLLVMPCSTWLFEVTHRPTNFGFTVDLDKRTCTCLEFQKLGLPCRHAIAAASCRNMQYTMFVCKHHLKETWAETVRGIILPVPDPKDVEVPAEILTVDLYPPKTKRTKGRPGIKRKLSAGEIPVRLWC, from the coding sequence ATGCTACCACAGTACTTCCATGTACTCAAGCTAGCAAATCCTGGAACAATCACcgatattaaaacagaaaaagacaaagaaggaaaaacaaggttTAAGTATGCGTTCATGTCCCTGAAAGCATGCATCGATGGATGGAAGTACCTGAGGAGGGTGCTAGTGGTGGAAGGCACCCACATGTTTGAAAAGTACAAAGGTGTTTTGCTAAGTGCCAGCGGACAAGATGCTAACAGCCGCGTATTCCCGATTGCTTTCGCAGTAGTGGAAAGCGAGAACACAGAATCTTGGACATGGTTTTTCCAGAGGTTATCTACTATTGTAGAGGATGGTTCTGATTCAAGTATAATATCAGATAGATGCGCAGCAATTTTCGCAGCGAAAGATAAATGGTACCCACGTGCACACCATGGTATTTGTCTCGTACACCTCCAGCGTAACGTTAATGATAAGTTTAAGGGGCTGCAACAGAAAGCAATGGTTGGCAGAGCTGGGGATGCGTTCAGAGTTTCGGAGTTTAAGGAGATAATGGAGGTTATTAAACTGACGGATTGGAGATGCTGGGATTATTTGGAGAAGATCGACAAGAAGCTATGGACACGTTCACATTTCGAAGGGGAGAGATATAACGTGATGACTTCTAACGCTGCTGAATCGTTGAATAATGCTCTTCTGCCCGCTCGTGATAGTCCTATAATGGCATTGTTCGAGTTTATTCGCCGGAAGCTGTGTACATGGTATGTGAGTAGACGCACTGAGATCAGTAAGATGAAGGGAAATGTTCCACATAATATTCAAAAGATACTGGTCGAACAGCTGGTGCTGTCAACGGGCCTTCTAGTTATGCCATGTTCGACTTGGTTATTCGAAGTTACGCACAGGCCAACTAATTTTGGTTTCACGGTTGATCTGGATAAACGAACTTGCACTTGCCTCGAATTCCAAAAGCTTGGTTTGCCATGCCGACATGCCATTGCTGCTGCTTCTTGCCGTAATATGCAGTACACCATGTTTGTTTGCAAACACCATCTCAAAGAGACATGGGCTGAAACAGTTAGGGGTATCATACTTCCGGTTCCGGATCCAAAGGATGTTGAAGTGCCAGCCGAAATACTAACGGTTGATCTTTATCCACCAAAGACCAAACGAACGAAGGGAAGACCAGGAATCAAACGTAAACTGTCCGCAGGAGAGATACCGGTAAGACTGTGGTGTTGA